A part of Paraliobacillus zengyii genomic DNA contains:
- a CDS encoding carbon starvation protein A — MVTFLLALFALILGYIFYSKFVEKVFVVNDETVTPAYSKRDNLDFIPMSWWKGNLIQLLNIAGLGPIYGAVAGALYGPVAFFWIVLGSIFAGGVHDYFSGMMSLRHGGAQFPTLVGRYLGKYIKSFINVISLVLMILVAAAFTAGPAQLISQITPLSFFVALVIIFAYFVIATVLPINRVIGRIYPILGAILLIMAASVGIALLFSGKPIPNITLQNLHPGDLPIWPLLMVTISCGAISGFHSTQSPIIASTMKKETDGRRIFYGAMITEGVIALIWAAAGMTFFNGTTGLQEALAAGGPSGVVNEISTSLLGVTGGILAIFGVIILPITTGDTALRSSRMILTDMLSNIFDMNNKIKVLLIAIPVSIPAFFLATIDYTFLWRYVGWTNQVVATVMLWTAAMYLVESHKFHWIAAIPAIFMTGVSTTYIFYAPEGLGLDYSLSLTIGFILTLLVVAWYIIQLVKYQRIKKRSAQLNIA; from the coding sequence TAGACTTTATTCCAATGAGTTGGTGGAAGGGAAACTTGATTCAATTGCTTAATATTGCGGGATTAGGTCCAATATACGGAGCGGTTGCTGGCGCTCTGTATGGGCCAGTAGCATTCTTTTGGATTGTGTTAGGTAGTATATTTGCAGGGGGCGTACACGATTATTTTTCAGGAATGATGTCCTTACGTCACGGTGGGGCACAATTTCCAACGCTTGTTGGCCGATATTTAGGAAAGTATATCAAGTCATTTATTAATGTTATTTCACTTGTTTTAATGATTTTGGTTGCAGCAGCATTCACTGCTGGACCTGCACAATTGATTTCGCAAATTACACCATTAAGCTTTTTTGTTGCCTTAGTAATTATCTTTGCTTATTTTGTTATAGCAACTGTATTGCCAATTAATCGTGTTATTGGACGAATCTACCCAATTCTAGGAGCGATCTTGTTAATAATGGCAGCTTCTGTTGGAATTGCCTTGCTGTTTTCAGGAAAACCAATCCCTAATATTACATTGCAAAATTTGCATCCTGGTGATTTACCTATTTGGCCTTTATTAATGGTTACAATATCGTGTGGAGCAATTTCTGGTTTTCACTCGACACAAAGTCCAATTATTGCGAGTACAATGAAAAAGGAAACAGATGGGCGTAGAATTTTTTACGGAGCAATGATCACTGAAGGAGTTATTGCATTAATTTGGGCAGCTGCAGGGATGACTTTCTTTAATGGAACTACTGGATTACAAGAAGCATTAGCCGCTGGAGGTCCGTCAGGTGTTGTTAACGAAATTTCAACGTCATTACTTGGAGTTACTGGTGGGATTCTAGCGATATTCGGTGTAATTATTCTGCCAATAACCACTGGGGATACTGCATTACGATCATCACGAATGATTTTAACAGATATGCTTTCGAATATATTTGATATGAATAATAAAATTAAAGTACTACTTATTGCAATTCCAGTTTCTATTCCTGCATTCTTTCTAGCGACCATTGATTATACATTCTTATGGCGGTATGTTGGCTGGACAAATCAAGTGGTTGCAACAGTAATGCTTTGGACAGCTGCAATGTATCTAGTTGAAAGTCATAAATTTCATTGGATAGCAGCAATACCGGCTATTTTTATGACTGGTGTATCGACAACATACATTTTTTATGCTCCTGAAGGATTGGGACTTGATTATAGTCTTTCTTTAACAATTGGTTTTATTTTAACTTTATTAGTAGTAGCGTGGTATATAATCCAATTAGTTAAATATCAAAGAATTAAAAAAAGAAGTGCACAATTAAACATAGCATAA